DNA from Thermus oshimai DSM 12092:
CCTCCAGGGAAAGCCGGTTCACCACCTCCTTGGCCGTGGGGCCTTCCCCCCCCATGCGCATGTCCAGGGGGCCTTCTTTGGCGTAGCTGAAGCCCCGTTTGGGGTCTTCCAGGTGGAAGCTGGACACCCCCAGGTCCGCCAGGACGCCGTCCACCCGTTCCACCCCCAGGCCTTGCAAGACCTTCTTCAGGTGGCGGAAGTTGCTTTCCACTACGGTGAGGCCGGGGATCTTGGGGGCCCGGGCGATGGCCTCCGGGTCCTGGTCCAGGCCGATGACCCGCCCGCCCCGCTCCAGGATGCCCCGGGTGTGCCCCGCGCCCCCCAGGGTGGCGTCCACGTAAAGGCCCCCCGGCCGCACCGCCAGGAGGTCCAGGGCCTCTTCGTACAGAACGGGAATATGTTTCACAATCTCCATACCCTATCCCACGAGCCCCCGCAGGGCCTCTGGGGCCGGGGGGCGTTTCAAAATCTCCTCTATGGCCTGCCACCACCGCTCCAAGCTCCAGATCTCCAACCTGCCCGGGGCGCCGGCGATGACCACGTCCCCGCCCTCCTTCAGCCCGGCGAACTGGCGCAAGGGGGGTGGGATGAGGATGCGGGAGGCGTTGTCCATCCGGGTCTTGTGGGCCCCGGAGTAGAAGAAGCGGACGAAGGCCCGGGCCTCCGCGTCGGTGAGGGGCAGGCCCACCAGCTGCTCCTCAATCTTGCGCCAGCGGTCGGA
Protein-coding regions in this window:
- the mraZ gene encoding division/cell wall cluster transcriptional repressor MraZ gives rise to the protein MPFGEYQYSLDDKGRVVIPGPFRDFLEDGLVLTRGMEGCLYVFPSDRWRKIEEQLVGLPLTDAEARAFVRFFYSGAHKTRMDNASRILIPPPLRQFAGLKEGGDVVIAGAPGRLEIWSLERWWQAIEEILKRPPAPEALRGLVG